One Rubritalea squalenifaciens DSM 18772 genomic region harbors:
- a CDS encoding copper homeostasis protein CutC, with translation MKVEICIDSVGSALAAQAGGADRVELCANLVEGGTTPSYGMIKQVKEKCGLGLMVIIRPRGGDFLYDEDEKQVCLEEIEAARALGVDGVVIGALNKDATIDKEFTKLMLERAQGLEVTFHRAFDMTVDLSIALEELIDLGITRVLTSGGKADVHAGAEVIADLVKQADGRISIMPGGGVSKGDVAALVKKTGVMEVHTTASQEIFSKMEVRNDGCSMGAASEGREYVIKVTDEATVRNIVEQAKS, from the coding sequence ATGAAAGTAGAGATATGTATCGATAGTGTGGGTAGTGCCTTGGCTGCGCAGGCTGGAGGAGCCGACCGGGTGGAGCTTTGTGCCAATCTGGTGGAGGGTGGAACCACTCCTTCATACGGAATGATCAAGCAGGTGAAGGAGAAGTGTGGTCTGGGACTCATGGTGATCATCCGTCCTCGTGGAGGGGATTTCCTCTATGATGAGGATGAAAAACAGGTCTGCCTTGAGGAGATTGAGGCGGCGCGTGCATTAGGAGTCGACGGGGTCGTGATTGGTGCGCTTAACAAGGATGCGACGATCGATAAAGAGTTTACCAAGCTCATGCTGGAGCGAGCTCAGGGCTTGGAAGTCACTTTCCACCGGGCCTTTGATATGACTGTGGATCTGAGTATCGCTCTGGAGGAGCTGATTGATCTGGGTATTACCCGCGTGCTGACTTCAGGAGGGAAGGCTGATGTTCATGCAGGAGCTGAAGTGATTGCTGATTTGGTGAAGCAAGCAGATGGGCGAATTTCCATCATGCCGGGTGGCGGTGTCTCCAAAGGAGATGTGGCGGCCTTGGTGAAAAAAACGGGTGTGATGGAAGTGCATACGACTGCCAGCCAAGAGATTTTCAGCAAAATGGAAGTACGCAATGACGGCTGTTCCATGGGGGCGGCGTCCGAGGGGCGCGAGTATGTGATCAAGGTGACCGATGAAGCCACCGTGAGAAACATCGTAGAGCAGGCCAAAAGTTGA